A genome region from Christensenella minuta includes the following:
- a CDS encoding UDP-glucose--hexose-1-phosphate uridylyltransferase, whose product MEQKEGMAYRRVEALVQYGMHNGLIGREDIVYTRNRLYTLLELDGPEEPCVPEEEFLTQTLGGLCGFAYEKGLIGENTGACRDRFDTELMGALTPRPSEVTGRFWEEYHKSPERATNYFYRFSEATNYIRRDRIAKDIKWKTPTKYGELDITINLSKPEKDPKAIAAAKNKAQAGYPKCLLCPENEGYAGRAGYPARQNHRIIPIALDGEEWFFQYSPYSYYREHCIILKKEHVPMKLTERTFYRLIDFVRQFPHYFIGSNADLPIVGGSILTHDHFQGGRYELPIERAEDLDEVEIEGFGDVRACRIKWPMYTLRLRCRDGERLAEAGFYVLSVWRDYTDASAFIYARTENAPHNTVTPVARFRDGMFELDLILRNNITTKEHPLGVFHPHADKQHIKKENIGLIEAMGLAVLPPRLKESMELIRGALLRREPVSKNGPLAAHREWIGGFAEKYPEISAETVGEILQTEIGLVFEAVLEDAGVFKDTPEGAAAAKRFSDRLGG is encoded by the coding sequence ATGGAACAAAAAGAAGGTATGGCTTACAGGCGGGTCGAGGCCCTTGTGCAATACGGGATGCATAACGGACTCATCGGCCGGGAAGATATTGTATATACACGAAACAGGCTGTACACCCTGCTTGAGCTGGACGGCCCGGAGGAGCCCTGCGTGCCGGAAGAGGAATTTCTCACGCAAACGCTGGGCGGGCTATGCGGTTTTGCGTATGAAAAAGGACTGATTGGCGAGAATACGGGCGCGTGCCGCGACCGCTTCGATACGGAGCTGATGGGCGCGCTTACGCCGCGGCCGTCTGAAGTGACCGGGCGTTTTTGGGAGGAATACCATAAATCCCCCGAGCGGGCCACGAACTATTTCTACCGTTTCAGCGAGGCCACGAATTATATCCGCCGCGACCGCATCGCAAAGGATATCAAGTGGAAGACGCCGACGAAATACGGGGAGCTTGACATTACGATCAACCTTTCCAAGCCGGAAAAGGATCCCAAGGCCATCGCGGCGGCCAAAAACAAGGCGCAGGCGGGCTACCCGAAATGCCTGCTGTGCCCGGAAAACGAAGGCTACGCGGGGCGCGCCGGCTATCCCGCGCGGCAGAACCACAGGATCATTCCCATTGCTCTTGACGGGGAGGAGTGGTTTTTCCAGTATTCCCCTTATTCCTATTACCGGGAACACTGCATCATACTGAAAAAGGAACATGTACCGATGAAGCTTACGGAACGCACCTTCTACAGGCTGATCGATTTTGTAAGGCAATTCCCGCATTACTTCATCGGGTCGAACGCGGACCTGCCGATCGTGGGCGGGTCGATCCTGACGCACGATCATTTCCAGGGCGGCCGCTACGAGCTGCCGATCGAGCGCGCGGAGGATCTTGACGAAGTTGAGATCGAAGGATTCGGAGATGTGCGCGCATGCAGGATCAAGTGGCCGATGTACACCCTGCGCCTGCGCTGCCGGGATGGGGAGCGGCTTGCAGAAGCAGGCTTCTATGTGCTTTCGGTATGGCGGGATTATACGGACGCATCCGCCTTCATCTATGCCCGTACGGAAAACGCCCCGCATAATACGGTAACGCCGGTCGCAAGGTTTCGGGACGGAATGTTCGAGCTGGACCTGATCCTGCGCAACAATATCACGACGAAAGAGCATCCGCTGGGCGTTTTCCACCCGCATGCGGACAAGCAGCACATCAAAAAGGAAAACATCGGGCTCATCGAGGCGATGGGCCTCGCGGTCCTGCCGCCCCGCCTGAAGGAAAGCATGGAGCTGATCCGCGGGGCGCTGCTGCGCAGGGAACCTGTTTCAAAGAACGGGCCGCTCGCGGCGCACCGGGAATGGATCGGCGGTTTTGCGGAAAAATATCCGGAGATCAGCGCGGAAACCGTCGGAGAGATCCTGCAAACTGAGATCGGCCTTGTGTTTGAAGCGGTTTTGGAGGATGCGGGCGTGTTCAAGGATACGCCGGAGGGCGCGGCCGCCGCGAAGCGGTTTTCAGACCGGCTGGGGGGATAG
- a CDS encoding galactokinase, giving the protein MKDTVLLAGELESGAHDGTLRRLYPETETARLRYRRAVERYEALFGRAEAGVYSAPGRSEVSGNHTDHQQGMVLAAAVNTDAVAVVGYHGENKIRVVSEGYEMIEVDVGGLEKKDSEADTSAAIIRGTAFGLREKGYRVGGFNAYITSDVLIGAGLSSSAAFEVLLGTVISGLFNGMGIAPLEIAKAGQYAENVFFGKPCGLMDQTACAAGGLVFIDFEHPEAPAVRKLPVDFRDFGYSLCIVDTKGSHGSLTADYAALRSEMESVAAFFGKKVLRQVDEAAFYRNIPALRARLGDRPVLRAIHFFNEEKRVERQAAALTQGDFKTFLRMVGESGGSSFQYLQNVYTVREPQRQEVSLGLAVSESVLGGHGAARVHGGGFAGTIQAFVENGYVERYRRALDGVFGGGACQVLEVRNEGGIRVL; this is encoded by the coding sequence ATGAAAGACACGGTTTTGCTGGCAGGGGAACTGGAAAGCGGGGCGCACGACGGAACGCTCCGGAGGCTGTATCCGGAGACCGAAACGGCGCGGCTGCGGTACCGCCGGGCGGTGGAGCGGTATGAAGCGCTTTTCGGCCGGGCAGAGGCCGGGGTATACAGCGCGCCGGGAAGAAGCGAGGTGAGCGGCAACCACACCGACCACCAGCAGGGCATGGTACTGGCGGCGGCCGTCAACACGGACGCGGTTGCCGTCGTGGGATATCATGGGGAAAACAAGATCAGGGTTGTATCGGAAGGATATGAAATGATCGAGGTAGACGTGGGCGGCCTGGAGAAAAAGGACAGCGAGGCGGACACCTCCGCCGCCATCATCCGGGGAACGGCGTTTGGCCTGAGAGAAAAGGGATACCGGGTCGGAGGCTTTAACGCCTATATCACCAGCGACGTGCTGATCGGCGCGGGGCTTTCCTCTTCGGCGGCGTTTGAGGTGCTGCTGGGGACGGTAATCTCCGGGTTGTTCAACGGCATGGGGATTGCCCCGCTTGAGATCGCGAAGGCGGGCCAGTATGCGGAAAATGTCTTTTTCGGAAAGCCGTGCGGCCTGATGGACCAGACGGCGTGCGCCGCAGGCGGCCTTGTATTCATTGATTTTGAACATCCGGAAGCCCCGGCGGTGAGGAAGCTTCCGGTAGATTTCAGGGATTTCGGGTACAGCCTTTGCATCGTCGATACGAAAGGCTCGCACGGCAGCCTGACGGCGGATTACGCGGCGCTCCGGTCGGAAATGGAGAGCGTGGCGGCGTTTTTTGGGAAGAAGGTGCTGAGGCAGGTGGATGAAGCGGCGTTTTATCGAAATATCCCGGCGCTGCGCGCGCGCCTCGGCGACCGTCCGGTCCTGCGCGCGATCCATTTTTTCAACGAGGAAAAGCGGGTAGAACGGCAGGCCGCGGCGCTTACACAGGGGGATTTTAAGACGTTCCTGCGGATGGTGGGGGAATCGGGCGGCTCGTCGTTTCAATACCTGCAAAATGTATATACGGTGCGCGAGCCGCAAAGACAGGAGGTATCCCTTGGCCTGGCGGTGAGCGAGAGCGTGCTCGGCGGACATGGCGCGGCCCGGGTTCATGGCGGCGGTTTTGCGGGCACCATACAGGCATTTGTAGAAAACGGATATGTGGAACGTTACCGCCGCGCGCTCGACGGCGTGTTTGGCGGCGGGGCGTGCCAGGTGCTCGAGGTCAGAAATGAAGGAGGAATCCGGGTTTTATAG
- a CDS encoding ATP-binding cassette domain-containing protein, giving the protein MSMIETKGVTYYYSKSHPVLDGIDLRLDRGMMYVIFGPSGCGKTTLLSLLGGLDVPKAGHILFDGRDVQEIGLERLRREKVAFVFQNYNLIDYMTPVENVLLTAKEAPMPVLGKLGLQEEEAKRNVLKLSGGEQQRVAIARALASQNPVILADEPTGNLDEETAGEITAVLKDAAKSYNRCVVIVSHSREVANEADVVFELKGGKIREQSNA; this is encoded by the coding sequence ATGAGCATGATCGAAACCAAAGGAGTGACGTACTATTATTCCAAGAGCCATCCCGTGCTGGACGGGATCGATCTCCGCCTTGACCGGGGCATGATGTATGTGATCTTCGGACCGTCGGGGTGCGGAAAAACGACGCTTTTATCCCTCCTGGGCGGGCTGGACGTACCTAAAGCCGGCCATATCCTGTTTGACGGCCGCGACGTGCAGGAGATCGGCCTGGAACGTTTGCGGCGGGAGAAAGTGGCCTTTGTGTTCCAGAATTATAACCTGATCGACTATATGACACCCGTGGAAAACGTTCTCCTGACGGCAAAAGAAGCGCCCATGCCGGTGCTCGGGAAGCTTGGCCTGCAAGAGGAGGAAGCCAAACGGAACGTGCTGAAGCTGTCGGGCGGCGAGCAGCAGCGCGTGGCGATCGCCCGCGCCCTCGCGTCCCAAAACCCGGTGATCCTTGCCGACGAGCCGACGGGCAATTTGGATGAAGAAACCGCAGGGGAGATCACGGCGGTTTTGAAGGACGCGGCAAAAAGCTATAATAGGTGCGTCGTTATCGTCTCCCACTCAAGGGAAGTCGCAAACGAGGCGGACGTGGTGTTCGAGCTGAAGGGCGGAAAGATCAGGGAGCAGAGCAACGCCTGA
- a CDS encoding ABC transporter permease, with amino-acid sequence MPTVKRALLYIRRKPGKTILLLLLFFVISLLILTGMVIYNAAEGAAARVRESIGGYFKITSRYTTDGVPQFVDGALVDAVLGREGIKGHNSMDTLYLATSSRLKPARFTAENDSKASLARFLGNTDSSLHEYFILDILSLEEGRHIAPGDHRKAVVSREFAEMNGLELGDTVLASITEDAAPGSGALGTEYGFEIAGIFGETNAKQAGVMTAECDLPANFIFIDEESGREIAAAMSGGDGDRYHAGASFFVNDPKELDAIAADVLQLPGIDWDSYELTKSNAAYQKAMAPLTRLGGMTFMMVAVIAITGMVLISLLLVMWTRDRVHEAGVLMSVGIRKSGIFFQHLAECTLIFLIAFAAAWGVSVPVSERVGGMLYRSTLTEVREEPAEREHEPWDMEPAGLDEAGKAAEFTVRPSAEAVAAACAVGISLVVVSEGLGFLVILRKRPKDLLTIME; translated from the coding sequence ATGCCGACGGTGAAACGGGCACTTTTGTATATCAGGCGGAAGCCGGGCAAAACGATCCTGCTGTTGCTTCTGTTTTTTGTGATCTCGCTGCTGATTCTGACCGGCATGGTGATCTATAACGCCGCGGAAGGAGCGGCCGCGCGGGTCAGGGAATCCATCGGCGGATATTTCAAGATAACAAGCCGGTACACGACGGACGGCGTCCCGCAGTTTGTGGACGGCGCCCTCGTTGATGCGGTCCTTGGACGGGAAGGGATCAAGGGCCATAACTCGATGGATACGCTGTACCTGGCCACATCCTCCCGGCTGAAGCCGGCCCGCTTTACTGCGGAAAACGACAGCAAGGCGAGCCTTGCGCGCTTCCTGGGCAATACGGACAGCAGCCTCCACGAATATTTTATCCTGGATATTCTTTCGCTGGAGGAAGGAAGGCACATTGCCCCGGGAGACCACCGCAAAGCGGTGGTCTCCCGGGAGTTCGCGGAAATGAACGGGCTTGAGCTTGGCGATACGGTTTTGGCTTCCATTACGGAAGACGCCGCCCCGGGAAGCGGCGCGCTGGGAACGGAATACGGATTCGAGATCGCGGGCATTTTCGGGGAAACAAACGCAAAGCAAGCGGGGGTGATGACAGCGGAATGCGACCTCCCTGCGAATTTTATTTTTATCGATGAGGAATCCGGGCGCGAGATCGCCGCCGCGATGAGCGGCGGCGACGGAGACCGGTATCATGCGGGAGCCTCGTTTTTTGTAAACGATCCGAAGGAACTGGACGCGATTGCGGCGGACGTACTGCAATTGCCGGGGATCGACTGGGATTCATACGAGCTGACGAAAAGCAACGCGGCCTATCAAAAGGCTATGGCACCGCTTACCCGGCTGGGCGGCATGACGTTTATGATGGTCGCTGTTATTGCCATCACCGGTATGGTCCTGATATCCCTGCTGCTTGTCATGTGGACGCGGGACCGCGTGCACGAGGCCGGAGTGCTGATGTCCGTAGGGATACGAAAAAGCGGGATTTTCTTCCAGCACCTGGCCGAATGCACGCTTATCTTCCTGATCGCGTTTGCGGCCGCCTGGGGCGTGTCCGTACCCGTTTCGGAGCGTGTGGGCGGGATGCTTTACCGCAGTACGCTCACAGAGGTGCGGGAGGAACCCGCCGAAAGGGAACATGAGCCGTGGGACATGGAGCCGGCCGGCCTGGACGAGGCCGGGAAAGCCGCCGAATTTACCGTGCGGCCTTCGGCTGAAGCGGTTGCCGCCGCGTGCGCGGTCGGTATTTCCCTTGTCGTGGTTTCCGAGGGGCTTGGCTTTCTGGTGATCCTCCGGAAAAGACCGAAGGACCTGCTGACGATTATGGAGTGA
- a CDS encoding ABC transporter permease translates to MSVLKRAFLYITRKYSRNLILLLILTAMSLLMLAGLSIRARAQEAAGDVRKSMTTGFAVEGLPVAGEKVFALYTNDKGELVRRPKVKLLTKDGVDRVLALDGVKGCFGGEGTETLYTGLNVVPGGYSQGWEQRLAQEGEAEPQADGIENGLLSDESNAKSNNFLGVDDSEWHPFFMNGALELVSGRHIRSGDRREAVISDELAERNGLSLGDTVTGRQFDFVTGERYSSPYEVEIVGLFHVNFEQDMSRWTAEPDILANCIFTDPGVRRWGMAEYKKHYGGQPVVDEEPLYNGAVFYVEDPAQLESVMEQVQAMDIVDWDYFTVERKDDDYQTSAGPIQTMADLSGGLVFIVGFGCLAILSILSAMWIRGRRHEIGILLSVGVTAKMIRLQLLLECALVALAAFLIAGLAAGPLTAALGNAAARAVGPSGGAQPFSVSIEPGTSKIQVFKTAGEPIALSYGIAPGEFLAVFLILLGIVGVAVLLSSRLVTRLKPREILGRR, encoded by the coding sequence ATGAGTGTCCTAAAACGTGCATTTCTCTATATAACGCGAAAATATTCCAGGAATTTGATTCTTCTTTTGATCCTGACCGCCATGTCGCTTTTGATGCTGGCCGGGCTTTCCATCCGTGCGCGGGCGCAGGAGGCGGCCGGGGATGTCCGCAAGAGCATGACGACAGGGTTTGCGGTCGAAGGACTTCCCGTGGCAGGCGAAAAGGTATTTGCTTTGTATACGAACGACAAGGGAGAGCTGGTCCGCAGGCCGAAAGTAAAACTTCTTACCAAAGACGGCGTGGACCGGGTCCTTGCGCTGGACGGCGTAAAGGGCTGCTTTGGCGGTGAAGGCACGGAAACGCTGTACACCGGGCTCAACGTGGTCCCGGGCGGCTATTCGCAGGGCTGGGAACAGCGGCTTGCGCAGGAGGGGGAAGCGGAACCCCAGGCGGACGGCATAGAAAACGGCCTCCTGTCGGACGAATCGAACGCAAAATCCAATAATTTCCTGGGCGTGGACGACAGCGAGTGGCATCCATTCTTCATGAACGGCGCGCTCGAGCTTGTATCCGGGCGGCACATCCGCAGCGGAGACCGGCGGGAAGCGGTCATATCGGACGAGCTGGCGGAACGGAACGGACTTTCCCTCGGCGATACGGTCACCGGACGGCAGTTTGATTTTGTGACGGGAGAACGGTACAGCAGCCCGTATGAGGTGGAGATCGTCGGATTGTTCCACGTGAATTTTGAGCAGGATATGTCGCGGTGGACTGCGGAACCCGACATCCTGGCGAACTGTATTTTTACGGACCCGGGAGTGCGGCGGTGGGGGATGGCCGAATATAAAAAGCACTATGGAGGCCAACCCGTCGTGGACGAAGAGCCGCTCTATAACGGCGCGGTGTTCTATGTGGAAGACCCTGCCCAGCTGGAATCCGTTATGGAGCAAGTCCAGGCAATGGATATCGTCGACTGGGACTATTTTACAGTCGAACGCAAAGACGACGACTATCAGACCTCTGCCGGCCCGATTCAGACGATGGCGGACCTTTCGGGCGGGCTGGTTTTCATCGTGGGTTTCGGCTGCCTTGCGATTCTGTCGATCCTGAGCGCCATGTGGATTCGCGGACGCAGGCACGAGATTGGGATTCTGCTGTCTGTGGGCGTTACCGCAAAAATGATCCGGCTGCAATTGCTGCTGGAATGCGCGCTGGTCGCGCTGGCCGCCTTCCTGATCGCGGGGCTTGCGGCAGGCCCGCTCACCGCCGCGCTTGGCAACGCGGCCGCAAGGGCCGTCGGGCCTTCCGGAGGTGCGCAGCCGTTCAGCGTTTCCATCGAACCGGGTACAAGCAAAATACAGGTTTTCAAAACAGCGGGGGAGCCTATCGCGTTGAGCTACGGCATTGCGCCCGGAGAATTTTTGGCGGTCTTCCTGATCCTGCTGGGCATTGTTGGCGTTGCAGTCCTGCTTTCCTCGCGCTTGGTCACGCGGCTGAAGCCGCGAGAAATACTGGGAAGAAGGTGA
- a CDS encoding cation diffusion facilitator family transporter has translation MFETPITKTEKKYGDDKIKSRAALIRIAGVTGILANVLFAAIKFVIGTAANSIAITSDAVNNLTDASSSIITLAGLKLSQKPADRKHPLGYGRIEYISGLIVAAIVLITGVEFFQTSVGRIADPEPVDFSVLQLVLLGVFVVGKLILGRLDKEFGLRSKSGALVASGTDARMDALVSTLTIITAVITMATGIVIDGYAGVAMSLFIMFNGISLIKDTVNSIIGSRADKKVVDEVKADILGIEPIRGAYDMIIHNYGPATQLGTLNLEMPDYTTVEQAYMAMEQAQRKVYQKHHIYFTFGLYSVNTYDDDVISARDQVTAIVKGTEGAISIHAFNYDKNNKLIRFDIIVDFGVHDFMEFRNKLIRKLSESYPGFTFDINVDLDYA, from the coding sequence ATGTTTGAAACCCCCATTACCAAAACAGAAAAAAAATACGGGGATGATAAAATCAAGTCGAGGGCGGCACTGATAAGGATTGCTGGCGTGACCGGCATATTGGCTAACGTTTTGTTCGCGGCAATTAAATTTGTGATCGGTACTGCCGCAAACTCAATAGCGATCACGTCCGACGCCGTCAACAACCTGACCGACGCTTCCTCCTCCATTATCACGCTTGCCGGATTGAAATTATCCCAAAAGCCTGCGGATCGAAAACACCCGCTCGGTTATGGACGTATCGAATATATCTCCGGCCTGATCGTTGCGGCAATCGTTCTGATAACAGGCGTCGAGTTTTTCCAGACCTCCGTTGGAAGGATAGCAGACCCTGAGCCGGTCGATTTTTCCGTGTTGCAGCTTGTTTTGCTGGGTGTTTTTGTCGTGGGTAAACTTATATTGGGAAGACTCGATAAGGAATTTGGGCTGCGGTCAAAATCCGGCGCGCTGGTGGCCTCCGGCACCGATGCCAGGATGGACGCGCTGGTTTCCACGCTTACAATTATCACGGCCGTTATCACTATGGCCACCGGTATCGTAATCGATGGGTATGCGGGCGTTGCAATGTCGCTTTTCATTATGTTTAACGGAATCAGCCTGATAAAAGATACGGTAAACAGCATCATTGGAAGCCGGGCCGACAAAAAGGTTGTCGATGAGGTGAAGGCGGATATTCTCGGTATCGAGCCGATCAGGGGCGCATATGATATGATTATCCACAATTACGGTCCCGCAACGCAGCTTGGTACGTTGAATTTGGAAATGCCGGATTACACCACCGTCGAGCAGGCCTACATGGCAATGGAACAAGCCCAGCGGAAAGTGTACCAAAAGCACCACATCTATTTTACATTCGGGTTATACTCGGTCAACACGTACGATGATGACGTTATTTCGGCGCGCGATCAGGTAACGGCAATCGTAAAAGGCACAGAAGGCGCAATAAGTATCCACGCATTCAATTATGATAAAAACAATAAGCTGATCCGCTTTGACATTATTGTGGATTTCGGCGTACATGATTTTATGGAATTTCGGAATAAACTGATTAGAAAGCTTTCAGAATCCTATCCCGGTTTTACTTTTGATATCAATGTTGATTTGGATTATGCCTGA
- a CDS encoding helix-turn-helix domain-containing protein, with protein MRSVLSKRDLRQLEFLELLMNCGPVALSRISEETNYPIRTLSADIKQMNAYLWPIQVVTGAEGVTLEIPPGSSIREAYSLLLRQSREYQLISYLFFNEGKTQEEIAEDLFIGVSTLRRMIGAMNHALQSRDMHIHSAPFRVEGDESRISQLYIGLFSELSYDGGSLITARERETLVELCAGMTEEIGMKLNYPDLIRITIWVYVRLGRIKHGHHTNYAKEEAAYFQSKLIENAALCEKFYSVFGVPLTNELLFELFRLFLRKGFAKNYGHMQAIAAASSVHRLLLAGIDELIGRVAKSLEISSKDTAPLRLDLFNITQFADQPTHILYCKEKVFTEGFMRSHGAIAPIIRKNIETVLGQASSSAMYEIFYLLVTHWPSLIEKLKKEAPGITIGLLFDSDIEHAQMIADIIRQYSKVSLQIMIPELEDMNPVSMLCKGIDLLVTDIPELDTPCRETVCIQEYPTSRDWRNVLLAEERIYRQKIMKAQGPA; from the coding sequence ATGCGTTCTGTATTATCCAAGCGAGACCTGCGGCAATTGGAATTTTTGGAACTGCTGATGAATTGCGGACCTGTCGCCTTGAGCCGGATCAGCGAAGAGACAAACTATCCGATCCGTACGCTCTCCGCCGATATCAAGCAAATGAACGCTTACCTGTGGCCTATACAGGTGGTAACCGGCGCGGAAGGCGTTACCCTTGAAATTCCCCCGGGCAGCTCGATCCGCGAGGCATATTCCCTTCTGCTCAGGCAAAGCAGGGAATACCAGCTGATATCTTACTTGTTTTTTAACGAGGGAAAAACACAGGAAGAAATTGCCGAAGACCTTTTTATCGGTGTTTCCACACTCCGCAGGATGATCGGCGCCATGAACCATGCCCTGCAAAGCCGCGATATGCATATCCATAGCGCGCCGTTCCGTGTGGAAGGCGATGAAAGCCGCATTTCGCAGCTTTATATCGGTTTGTTTTCCGAATTGTCCTATGACGGCGGCAGTCTCATAACAGCGCGGGAACGGGAGACGCTGGTTGAATTATGCGCCGGAATGACAGAGGAAATCGGCATGAAGCTGAATTACCCTGACCTTATCAGAATAACCATCTGGGTCTATGTGCGCCTTGGCCGTATTAAGCACGGCCATCATACGAATTATGCCAAAGAAGAGGCGGCTTATTTCCAAAGCAAACTTATAGAAAACGCCGCGCTGTGCGAAAAATTCTATTCCGTGTTTGGTGTTCCCCTTACGAATGAATTGCTTTTTGAGCTGTTCCGCCTGTTTTTAAGAAAGGGCTTTGCTAAAAATTATGGCCATATGCAGGCAATCGCAGCCGCATCTTCCGTTCACAGGCTGCTGCTTGCGGGGATTGATGAGCTGATTGGCCGGGTAGCGAAATCCCTGGAAATTTCCAGCAAGGATACTGCGCCCCTCCGGCTGGATCTTTTTAACATCACGCAGTTTGCAGACCAGCCGACGCATATCCTTTACTGCAAGGAAAAGGTATTCACCGAAGGATTTATGCGCAGCCACGGAGCAATTGCCCCCATTATACGGAAAAATATCGAAACGGTTTTGGGGCAGGCGAGCTCCAGCGCAATGTATGAAATATTTTACCTGTTGGTCACACACTGGCCAAGCCTCATAGAAAAGTTGAAAAAAGAGGCCCCGGGCATCACCATCGGACTGCTTTTCGATTCGGATATCGAACATGCTCAGATGATCGCAGATATTATCCGGCAATACTCCAAGGTCAGCTTGCAAATCATGATCCCGGAGCTTGAAGATATGAATCCGGTTTCTATGCTATGCAAAGGAATAGACCTGCTGGTCACGGATATTCCAGAACTGGATACCCCCTGCCGTGAAACGGTTTGTATCCAGGAATATCCTACCTCCCGCGACTGGCGGAACGTTTTGCTGGCCGAAGAACGGATTTACCGTCAAAAGATCATGAAAGCCCAAGGCCCGGCCTGA